Part of the Solanum pennellii chromosome 10, SPENNV200 genome is shown below.
CGAAACTCCACCTTTACTGCCAAGAAGCTCGATCATCTTTCCTACTGTCATTCGGCTTGGAAATCCGTGAGGATTCATAATGAGATCAGGGCAAATTCCACGTTCAGAAAACGGAAGATCTTCCTGTTGTACAATGATGCCACAGACTCCTTTCTGCCCATGTCTGCTACTAAACTTGTCACCAATCTCAGGCCTACGGGTCTGACGGATCATAAATTTGATGCTTAAATTGTTGTTTTCATCAGAGTGAAGAGCCACTCTGTCAATGACAGTTGGCTCCCCTTCAGTACCTTTATAAGTTTGTCTACTTAGCCTATAAGCATTATCCGGCAAGTCCATTGGAGACGTGACTGTTGCAACCGTGACTGTAGGGGACTCCTTGTTGATATAGATATCACCATTTCGAATAATTTCTCCTGGAGAAGCTAGTCCATCATCATCCAGAATCCTTTCTGCTTCATAACCCTGACGTTGTGGTTTAATTAGCCTATCTGATGTGAGATTCTTATACTTCTGACACATGGCTGCGTGTTTTTTCATCACTATGCAACGCCCAAAACCTCGATCTAAAGAAGACTTGTTCATTACTATTGCATCCTCAATGTCATAGCCACTATAACTCATCACAGCAACAGTAGCGTTCTGTCCAGCGCCTAGTTTATCATATCCAACCAACTCAATTGTTCTTGTAGTCAGTAAAGGGCGTTGAGGATACACCAAAAGGTAGAGCAAACCATCCATCCGATTCAATTGGTTGTAGGCAATGTTTCCCATAGCTTGTTTACCCATCGCACACTGATAGGTATTCCTAGGGGACTGATTGTGATGAGGATAAGGTATCAAACCAGCACAAACACCTAAGATTGTGAAAGGCTCAATCTCAATATGTGTTGTATCTGGTGTTGCCTCCTTTTCATATAGAGCAATCAATGAGTTGTTCTCCTCGTTGACATCAAGATATTCTATCAAACCATCTCTTAGAAAGCTGTTGAAGTCACGCAAACCATCCCTCAACTCATTCATATGGAGCTCCTTGATCCTAGAAACACCTTTTTCAGCAATTACAAGTGGACGACAGACACGTCCACCATCTGAAGCAATGTAGACACAGCGCTGCTTATCATTCACAAAGATGCTTACAAACTCCCTAATTCGACCAGCCCTCCGTAGCTTCCTCATTCCATTAGCAAATCGCTGGGGACTCCTGTGCTTGCCTAGGATAAGTCCATTTAATATGATGAGATAAGAATTTGGCGTGTGAAGTTCTGCTGCTGAAAGTTGTTCCAAGTCCTCAACACCCAAGTCGTAGCACTGTTCCATCATGTAAAAGTTCAATTACATGTTACAGAAATGAGGTAGGAACTTTACTTACTTATTCTAGCACAAACTGAAAAGTTGGATTTTGTTATGGTTATTAACGCAAATACAACAAAATAGGAAGTTAATTATGTCTAATAACAGGACTTTTACTATTAAGCACTTGCAACCCCTCACCATCAATGCACCGTGTAAATCGGTCCATTAAGGCCTAAGGAGATTATAATAGTATCACTTCTTTAAGATCACCCTTGACGACATGACTCTTACCAACTCTCTACGGACAAACAATAAAAACACTTCATTTTTAAGCAAAAACTTCAGTTAAACAGCCCTATTGGCACATAAATTGTAACATAAGCAGCTGAAAACATTACCGTAGCTATTATATTCAATTCAGCAGCAGTATATATGTGGTAAAAATTGTTCGGATTATTACACACTTGAATACCAGGCAGGAGAAACATAAATTATAGAGACTGTACCAAAGACATAATAGGGCGCTCATCCTCATCTGTTGTAACATGAGTCATCAAGGCCAGATTTTTCACCAATCCACAAGCTTCACCTTCTGGAGTATCACAAGGGCAGATCATGCCAAACTGGCTAGGTTGCAGTGCTCTAGGGCCACTAACTTTTCTAGACTTCTCAAATTGTGGTTTGATCTTCGTCATGTAGCCCAACGTTCCGATGTATGATAGCCTAGCAAGAACCTCAGTCATGCCTTTCCTGTGCATCCTAAATCGTTTAATATCCCAGTTGCCCGTAGATAGGGCTCTCTGCAATTCAACGGTAATTCTGTTGCTTCTCTTTACATGATATAACAGGTCGGAAGGTTTGGAGTAAGCATCAAATTCCCTCCTAGCTTCATCATTCATCGACTTGAACAAATCTTCAAAAAGGAGAGAGAGTAGCTGACCAGAGAGCTCCAGTCTTTTGTTCCCCACATAGTCCTTGTCATCCATTGCATCCTTGTTCAAGATTGCTTCCATCATGCGCCTCATCATTACTGCAACATATATGCATTTTTTGCGGAAATTATGTTGATTGACTGGAACATGTGCAAGAAACATGTCACGAAGAATACTCAAAGCTCGGGCTCCCTTCTCAACTGGACCAGTAGAATACGAAGGCATTCTGAACATCTTGTCACTCTCGAGGAACTCCAGTGCTTGATGTTGTGTATACAAATTGAGATCTGCACACTCCTCGATTGATGGCAAAAGCAAAGCACTATACCGAGGATCTCTTCCTATCATTTGCACAACCTCTTGATCGCTTTCCATTCCCATGGCCTTCATGACAACCATTATGGGGACCTTGGTTTTGAACATATTCAACTCTAAGTATACCTTTTCTTTCTccatttttataattgttttgCTCTTTGTTTTTTCTGTGCTGCAGATAACAGATGCTTGTACACAACCTTTTCTATCTGTATCGATGATTATCCTGTTCTTCGAGAGCTGTTCTTGAATTAAAATCACCTTCTCTCTGCCATTGACAACAAAAAATCCTCCCGGATCAAGTGGGCATTCTCCAAGTTTTGCTAGTTgttcttcatctttctcataCAGCACACACAAACAACTTCTTAGCATAATAGGCATTCGTCCAATGACAACATCTTTCTGCGTTGCCATTGATATCTGCCCGTTCCTTATCATTGTGTAATCTACTGTGACAAAAATTGGAGCTGCATAGGTAAGGTCAGCTAATCGACATTTCTGTGGACTTAGCTTCTCCCTTACACCATCATAAGTCATCGATGGTTCACCAATACGGACATCTCTGTACCTAAGATAGATATCAGGATCCCGTGTTGATCTAATCTCATGATTTGCACGTACAATCTTCCTTATATCCGTCTTAACCAAGTAATTGAACGAGGCTAAGTGTTGCTTCACCAATCCTCTCACCTTTAGAAATTCTGGAATAAGTTGATACTTGTCCACCGAATTCTTAATAGGAGAAGCAAGATACTGCTTGTCAATTCCGTTGTTCAAGTTGTTTCTCGGACTGGACATAGTAGAATCGCAATCCATATTCATTGCCAATCAACTTCCCTGCAGAACAGAACCCGAAACAATAAGATTGTGGCAACAATGAGCTAGGATCAAAGTCGAAAAAATGCAAGATTGATGTCTTTTTACCCTGCCACAACAACATACAGAAGAGTACAATGAGTATAAGGGGCTAATTCAAGAGCAATCACAAACAAATCTACAAATATAACTATCACTAAGCAACTTGTATCTAGAAAGCAGGTATACACAAGCATCAGAGGCGAATCaacaatttgaagtttatggaTTCCAACATCGATCTCAAGttaaatatacaataataataactaagtATATCTTAATATACATACAGGTTTTGAGGAAAAGCTATTGAGTTTCTACGAAACCACACGTAGCGCGTATACATACATGTATTCTACTTCTCTAGATATACATGAACACAATCCAGGATTTTTCACTATGATCAGGtttataatataaaagtaaacACACGAAGAATCGAAAAGGATTCAACATGTAATAAATTTAACCATATATAAACCGTATAATTTTCTGTCAAACCCTACCTAGCTCCGCCCCCTTAAACAAACTACAGACAACCGTACACTTAAAAGTGATGATCACATATtgctaataattattttgataattaggTCTTTGATTCCTTCTAGCAAATTCTCATATTTTACATAAGAGTTTTAGTCCATTATTATGACAAAGTTGAAACATTCGAAttgcaaaaaaataagaatCTACTGGTATCAaaacatcaataaatacgagTTCGactaaattcaatattttattcacAATCCTGACTCTGCAAttgaaacttaaaaaaaaaagtaagaagcTTACAATTTCAAGTGGCACATGTACATAGTAAATTATTAGAATCTTGtcacaaatataaattttgatatataatgataaaagtTAGATAtttaaggaaagaaaaataaaagaccTGTGTTGTATTGTGCATCTAATTTTGAACCGcactttattaatttatataatttcaagCCCTAATTAGGGATTGAAGCAAAATACACTTGTTTAGAGAGGAAAACACAGAGAAACCCAATTGAATATAACAGgtatttaatcatatatttattcgAAATAGCCGTAGTTTTAgggaaattttatatatatatatatatatatatatatatatatattcaatattttattctcAATAGGATTCTGCCATtggaactaaaaaaaaaagttagaagcTTACAACTTCAAGTGGCACACGTACATAGCAAATGTTAGAATCTTTgtcacaaatataaaatttgatatataaagataaaagtTAG
Proteins encoded:
- the LOC107001859 gene encoding DNA-directed RNA polymerase III subunit 2-like, with the protein product MNMDCDSTMSSPRNNLNNGIDKQYLASPIKNSVDKYQLIPEFLKVRGLVKQHLASFNYLVKTDIRKIVRANHEIRSTRDPDIYLRYRDVRIGEPSMTYDGVREKLSPQKCRLADLTYAAPIFVTVDYTMIRNGQISMATQKDVVIGRMPIMLRSCLCVLYEKDEEQLAKLGECPLDPGGFFVVNGREKVILIQEQLSKNRIIIDTDRKGCVQASVICSTEKTKSKTIIKMEKEKVYLELNMFKTKVPIMVVMKAMGMESDQEVVQMIGRDPRYSALLLPSIEECADLNLYTQHQALEFLESDKMFRMPSYSTGPVEKGARALSILRDMFLAHVPVNQHNFRKKCIYVAVMMRRMMEAILNKDAMDDKDYVGNKRLELSGQLLSLLFEDLFKSMNDEARREFDAYSKPSDLLYHVKRSNRITVELQRALSTGNWDIKRFRMHRKGMTEVLARLSYIGTLGYMTKIKPQFEKSRKVSGPRALQPSQFGMICPCDTPEGEACGLVKNLALMTHVTTDEDERPIMSLCYDLGVEDLEQLSAAELHTPNSYLIILNGLILGKHRSPQRFANGMRKLRRAGRIREFVSIFVNDKQRCVYIASDGGRVCRPLVIAEKGVSRIKELHMNELRDGLRDFNSFLRDGLIEYLDVNEENNSLIALYEKEATPDTTHIEIEPFTILGVCAGLIPYPHHNQSPRNTYQCAMGKQAMGNIAYNQLNRMDGLLYLLVYPQRPLLTTRTIELVGYDKLGAGQNATVAVMSYSGYDIEDAIVMNKSSLDRGFGRCIVMKKHAAMCQKYKNLTSDRLIKPQRQGYEAERILDDDGLASPGEIIRNGDIYINKESPTVTVATVTSPMDLPDNAYRLSRQTYKGTEGEPTVIDRVALHSDENNNLSIKFMIRQTRRPEIGDKFSSRHGQKGVCGIIVQQEDLPFSERGICPDLIMNPHGFPSRMTVGKMIELLGSKGGVSCGRFHYGSAFGEPSGHADTVDAINETLVKHGFCYNGKDFIYSGITGMPLQAYIFMGPIYYQKLKHMVVDKMHARGSGPRVMMTRQPTEGRSRNGGLRVGEMERDCLIAYGASMLIHERLMLSSDPFEAQVCRKCGLLGYYNYKLKIGICSMCKNGDNMSTMKLPYACKLLFQELQSMNIVPRLKLTEAV